Genomic window (Streptomyces yatensis):
GCGGGCTGATCTCCGTGTTGCCTTCCGGCTTGTGCGGCAGCGGCTTCTTGCCACCCTGCGGCTTCGGGTCGGCCGGCGGCACCTTGCCCGGCTCCGAACCCGCCTTCAGCACGTCGAACTCGTAGTACTCACCGGTCGAGTAGACGCAGTTGCCCTCGTCGTCCGCGTACACGCCGACGCTGATGGCGTAGCCGAAGCCCTCGGGCGCGCTCTTGGCGACGCTCAGCCGGAGGTCGACCTTGAGGGTCTCGTGCGGCCGCACGTCGGTGTAGCCGATGTAGCCCGCGCCCGCGTCGTTCTCGTCGGTGGAGATCGCCTTCCAGGCGCCGGTCTCGGGGTCCTTGTACTGCAGGGTCAGGTACTTGCCCGTCCCGTCGGGGGCGGACTCGTGCACCGTGCCCGCGAAGAGCCCGAAGTCGACCCGCTGGTAGCTGCGGTCCGAGTCGTTCTTCACCTGGAACGTGAAGCCGTGGAAGCCGCTGCCCGCCACGACCTTCGACGGCAGGCCGACCAGGGTCGTGCTGAGCTCCGGGTCCTCGTTGTAGTCCCCGTCGTCCGCGCACTCGTCACCCGGCTCGTCGGTCGGCCCGGTGGTCGGCGTGGCGGTCTCGGTGGGGGTGCCGGAGGGGCCGCCGGAGGGGTCGCCGGGGGTCGGAGCCTGCGTGGCGCTCGTGGACGGCGCCGGGGTGGTCGGCGTGGGCTCGGCGGTCGGAGTGGTCTCCGTCGGCGACGGCGACGGGTCCTGCGGGGACGGCGTGACCGTCTCGGGGGCGGACGGCGACGGGCTCTCGCTCGGCGACGAATCCGCGAAGGCAGCGGGCGCCGCCAGGAGCGCGGCAGGGGCTATGGCGGCCGTCGCTGCGGCAGCCGCCAAGGCGCGGCGTAGCTTCATGAAGACCTCTTCTGGGTCCGTACGTAGCCCCTGGGGGCGATACGCATGTGGAGGGCCGTCGCGGTGGGGCGCGGGATGGCCGTGCTTTGCACGTACATGACCAGGCGGATGGCCGAAAGGTTGCCTTCACGGTTGCTCACAGAATGGTCACAGAATCCGCCGCGGGTGCCCGGCCCGCACGTCATCACCCGTACGGCGCGTGACCGGCCCGCGCGGGGGCTCGTTGTGCCCGGTGCCGCGCCAGCCAGGAGCGGCCCGGAGAAAACCACGCGTGGCTCAGATCCGCCGAAGCGATGAGACGCGGCCCCTGTGGTGATTCAGGCGGCGCGTCGTGGGACCTCGCATCGGCGAGGTGACCGGTCGGCAGGGGACAGCAGCCCGGTCATCACCTCAAGGACGGTCGGTCCCGGGGACGCCTGGGGCCGACCGTATCCGGTCGAAACGGTTGCGCCCGGCGCTCCGCATCCACCACGATGCTGAGAGGGAGAACGCCCCCGGTCACACCCCGACATTGGTCCGACCACGCGGGCGTACGCCGTTCAGACACCCCTGACATACGGGCCCCAGAAGCCAGCGGCGCAACCCCCCGGCGCCGCCTCTCAGCACCGGCGCTGCCCTGACGCCGGTGCTGACCGCCTAGGGCCCCGGAGGCGCCCGCCCCGTTCGGGCGCCCCCGGGGCCCTTCGCTTGTCCGAGGGGCCCCGTCGCCCCGTGGGCAGGTCCTCCGCCGGGCTCTCCGCCGGGCTCTCCGCCCGGCCGGGAGACAGCGGTGTCAGACCCGGCCCCGGCACAGCTCCAGCAGCGTCATGGCGAGCGTCGTACCGGGCTTGCCCAGCCGCTGCCGGTAGCGGTCGAGGATCTCCATCTCGCGGGAGAGCTGCACCCGCCGCCCGCCCGACGCGATCCGCGCCTCCTGAATGGCGGCCGAGACGCCCATCCGCTCCCGGACGAGATCGAGGATCTGCCCGTCGAGGGCGTCGATCCGCTCCCGCGCGCTGCCGATCACATCCGCGGGCTTCGCGGTTTCGGTGGTCTCCGTGTTCTCCATGCTCTCCGCCGCCGTACTGCTGCCGCTCATGTCCGTATCTCCTGGTCCATGGTCGCGGAGCCCTGGAGTCCGGCAACGGCCCGGTGGAAAGACAGAGCGCCCCGGGCCTTTGCCGGCCCGGGGCGCCTGGGAAGTCGCTGTCAGTGTTTACGCAGCACGACCATGGCAGCCGGACGGGCCGGTGCCATAGGTAAAGACGAAGGTCATGTGCGTGGACATGGCGTCGATTATGAGCCCGTTAGAATCGAAAGTCCAAACCCGCGGTTCCGCCGCAGACGGTTCCACAGCACGCCACCACCGCCGGAAGGCCGCCGAAGTGCCATCAGCGTCCCCTGCTGCCGCCCCCGACACCGTCCTGGTCGTCGACTTCGGCGCGCAGTACGCCCAGCTCATCGCCCGCAGGGTCCGTGAGGCCCGGGTCTACAGCGAGATCGTTCCGTCCACCATGCCGGTGGCCGAGATGCTCGCCAAGAACCCCAAGGCGATCATCCTCTCCGGCGGCCCCTCGTCGGTCTACGCCGAGGGCGCG
Coding sequences:
- a CDS encoding LAETG motif-containing sortase-dependent surface protein; translation: MKLRRALAAAAATAAIAPAALLAAPAAFADSSPSESPSPSAPETVTPSPQDPSPSPTETTPTAEPTPTTPAPSTSATQAPTPGDPSGGPSGTPTETATPTTGPTDEPGDECADDGDYNEDPELSTTLVGLPSKVVAGSGFHGFTFQVKNDSDRSYQRVDFGLFAGTVHESAPDGTGKYLTLQYKDPETGAWKAISTDENDAGAGYIGYTDVRPHETLKVDLRLSVAKSAPEGFGYAISVGVYADDEGNCVYSTGEYYEFDVLKAGSEPGKVPPADPKPQGGKKPLPHKPEGNTEISPQGSLAETGSSSALPMIALIGGVAMAAGGGAVFVVRRRRATV
- a CDS encoding chorismate mutase, with the protein product MSGSSTAAESMENTETTETAKPADVIGSARERIDALDGQILDLVRERMGVSAAIQEARIASGGRRVQLSREMEILDRYRQRLGKPGTTLAMTLLELCRGRV